The Bacteroidales bacterium DNA segment TTGGCTGTAATACAAACTAAAGTTTCCTTCTGCACCTGTAAGTTTAACATTTTTGTTTCCTATTTCTGCTTGTTTACTTAGCGTGTCAATTTCATTTTGTGCTTGCTCACAAACCCTTAAAGCATCCTCTTGTTTTGCAAAATTACCTGAATCCCAGTAAAATTCAATTTGTTTTATTAATCCGTTTATTGTTTCGTCCGTCCAAATTTCAACTGACGGAATTTTGCAATAAACTTCAAATATTTGCTTTCCGAGATCGGCAAATTCAGGACTTATATGTTCAACCGAAAATTGTTTATCGATTAAAGAAGGAGCATTAACAACTGCTTTCATCCAATAGAACATTTTAAAAGCAGATAATTCGGGGTAATTAAAATGATGAAAAATGGGAACATCAATCGCTGCATATATAATTTGCTTATTTTCAGAACGTTCTATTTGCAACATATCGTTTAATATTGAAGTCAGATAGGTTCTGAAACCGGTAAAGTTTCCCATCGGTTCGTAATTAAACGCTATATTTTTTGTTTGGTGTGTAAATAAATCGAATGAAATATTATAATGTGTACAAAGTTTATAAATTTCATTAATACTCAACAAGGTTTCTCCTCTTATTCGCCGGTAAATACTGTCTGTACTGATGTCCAAAACATCGGCAAGTTCATCGGCAAAAGAATTTGCAGAAGGAATCAATTCCTTAATTCTGTTCAAAAAATTTATTTGTAAAGAATTTTCTTTGGACATATTACCGATATTAAATTCGTTCAATTTGTGCTCCGAGTGCGTTTAATCTTGTATCAATGTTTTGATAACCTCTGTCTATTTGTTCAATATTATGTATTGTGCTTGTTCCTTCGGCAGACATTGCCGCAATAAGTAATGCTATTCCTGCTCTTATATCAGGAGAAGTCATAGTTGAAGCTCTCAGGCATTGTTCTCTGTTTAAGCCTATTACGGTTGCTCTGTGCGGGTCGCATAAAATAATTTTTGCACCCATATCAATTAACTTATCAACAAAAAACAAACGACTTTCAAACATTTTTTGATGGATTAAAACACTGCCTTTTGCTTGTGTTGCAGTTACCAGAATAACACTTAAAATATCGGGTGTTAAACCGGGCCAGGGAGCATCTGCAATAGTCATTATTGAACCGTCGATAAAAGTTTCTATTTCATAATTTTCTTGTGCTGGAATATTAATATCATTTTTAACTTGTTCGACTTTAATACCGAGTTTTCGAAATGCTTGCGGTATCATTCCGAGGTCATTAATATTTACATTTTTTATAGTGATTTCAGAAGATGTCATAGCTGCCAAGCCGATAAAACTACCGACTTCAATCATATCGGGCATAATTTCATGTGTGCATCCTCCGAGGGATTTTACGCCTTCAATAATAAGCATATTTGAGCCTATTCCGGAAATTTTTGCCCCCATACTATTCAACATTTTACTTAACTGCTGCAAATATGGCTCGCAGGCAGCATTGTAAATTGTTGTTTTTCCTTCTGCAAAAACAGATGCCATAAGAATATTTGCCGTTCCCGTAACCGAAGCTTCATCCAAAAGCATATATGCTCCTTTAAGTTCCTCGCCTTCAACGGAGTAAACACCGTTATTTCCGTCATAATTAAATTTTGCACCTAACTTTTTAAAGCCCAAAAAATGTGTATCTAATCTTCTTCTGCCTATTTTATCTCCGCCGGGAGCCGGTATGAATGCTTTTTTGAAACGAGCCAATAAAGGTCCCAGAATCATAACGGAACCTCGTAATCTTGCACCTTGTTTTTTATATTCTTCCGTCAGCAAATAATCAGTATTTATATTTTCTGCTTTAAAAATATAATCAGTACTATTAAGTCTTGTTACCTGAACTCCCATTTTATTCAGAAGTTTTATCAGGTTATTTACATCTAATATATCGGGTATGTTTTTGATTGTAACTTCTTCGGGTGTAAGCAAAACGGCACAAAGAATTTGTAATGCTTCATTTTTTGCTCCCTGGGGTATTAATTCTCCGCTTAATTTTATTTCGCCTTTTATTCTGAAAGATGACATTCTTCAATAAGTTTTAAAAAATTATTACGTGCAAATTAATGTAAAACATTGCAAGAGAATAAAAAAGGTTAATACGACCTTCTTTTAGAATATTTATTATCCTTTTTCCCGCTGTATTTAGAATCTTTTTTTCTTTTGCGTTGTTGTTGCTGTTTATTTACCAAACTTCCGGAATCACTTAAAACCAGGTCTTTATTAACAACTAATTTGCCGTTGGTTAATTCCGTAATTTTTTGAAAAATAAAGTCATCTGCAACAATATCTTTACTCCATGTTAAATACAATTTTTTCATGTGATTTGCCAATAAGGCAGTTAATAGAGTTTTTTCTTCTCCGTCTTCTAAATCGGCAGCATAATTAAGCATATCTAAAATATTTTTGCCGAAATGCTTATATCTGAAATTTTTTATTCCGTAGGGAATTTTTTCAGGTTCTCCGTCAAAAGTTGAAGTTGCAGGAACCGGATAAGGAGAGTCTTCTTTAAGTTTAAAATCAGACATTATTACAAGATGATCCCATAATTTATGTTTAAAGTCTCTTAAATCTCGAAGATAGGGGTACATTTTACCCATTAAATAAATGATATTATTTACAAATTTCTCGCGTTCTTTTTCATCTTCAATTTGAACTGCTTGCTTGACTAATTTTTGAATATTTCGCCCGTATTCGTGCAAAATTAATTTCTCTGATGCTGTGTTATATTCCATATTTTTAAATAATTATCAAAATTAATAAAAAAGTTTACAATTTATGATTTATGCTTACTTTTCTCTTATGTGTGTTTGTAGTGATTAATTTAAGATGTGCAATTTTGCAAACTTTAATAAAAGGTTTTTTGTTCCTGCCGAATTAAAATTAATTACTGCTTTAGTATTAGGAAACTCGCCTTCAACACTTATTACGGTTCCGTTTCCGAAACGTGCATGTTTTACTTTAACTCCGGCTTTTATTTTTTCGATATCGGTTGCCGGTGCTGTTGTTATATTATTAATTTTTGAAAGGTTTTTATTAAAATTAGTACTTGCAATACTTTCCGTTTTTTTATTAAAGCTGACAGTTTTTTTCGGATATTTTTTTCTTCCTCGGAATAAAGTTGTTTGTTGGGGTGAATTTGTTTTAATATCTTCAACAGAATCTTCAAATGCGGAATGAAATTCAATAAAAGAAGGGTTTACATCTTTTATAAATCTGCTAGGAGTGCAATCGTGCAGTTGCCCCCATCGATATCTTTGCCTCGAATAACTTATTATTAATTCTTTTTCAGCTCTTGTAAGTGCAACATAAAACAACCTTCTTTCTTCTTCAACTTCTTTGGGTGAAAATGCTGCTATTTCGGAAGGGAATAATTTTTCTTCCGTTCCGACAATATATACATTCCTGAATTCCAGACCTTTGGCAGAATGAATTGTCATTAATGCAACTTTGTTTTTATCTTCTTCTTTTTCGTTATCTTCGTTTGTGAGCAATGCAACAGATTCTAAATAATTATCCAAAAAGTTTTCGTCTGCTGTATTTTCACTGTCGGCAAACTCTCTGATACCGTTTAATAATTCTTGCACATTTTCATGTCTTGCAATTGCTTCGGGTGCCTTATCTACAAATAAATCTTTTAATATTCCGCTTGTACCGGCAATTTCTTTTGCAAGAGCATAAGCATCTTTTTCGGGAAGTTTTGCAGTAAAACCTGCAATTAAATCTGCGAATGCAATCATTTGGTTAACAGCTCTTGAATTAAGTTTCATATCAACCGACCTGACGAGTTTCATTGCTTCCCACATAGGAATGTCGTTTTCTCTTGCATAATATTCAAGCCTTTCAATGCTTGTTTTTCCGATTCCTCTTTTCGGGTAATTTATAATTCGTTTAAAAGCCTCATCATCTTTTTTGTTAACCGTTAATTTAAAATATGCCAACAAATCTTTAATTTCTTTTCGTTGGTAAAAAGATGTTCCGCCGTAAATTTTATAAGGTATGTTTCTTTTTCTTAAAGCTTCTTCAAAGATACGTGATTGTGCATTTGTTCTGTAAAGAATTGCATGGTCGAGGTATTTTGTTTTATCGATAATTGTTGACTCCGAGATTTTATTAACAACTACAAAGCCTTCTTCGTTGTCGGTTAACGCTTCGATAAGTTTTATTTTATTTCCGTCTTCGTTTTTTGAGAAAACTTCTTTTTTTATTCTGTCTTTATTTTTTTCAATTACGGAATTTGCAGCATCAACAATATTTTTAGTTGAACGATAGTTTTGTTCGAGTTTAAAAAGTTTGTGCTCTTTGTATTCTTCTTGAAATTTTAAAATATTCTCAATTTTTGCACCTCTGAACGAATAAATACTTTGAGCATCATCACCTACAACACAAATGTTTTTATGCTGTTCGGCTAATTTCTTAATAATCAGATATTGTGAAAAATTTGTATCTTGATACTCGTCAACCAAAATATAGTCAAATTTATTTTGGTATTTTTCTAAAATATCGGGTCTTTGCTTAAAAAGGATGTTTGTGTTTAAAAGTAAATCGTCAAAATCCATTGCACCGGATTTTTTACAGCGTTCGGCATAAATTTTATAAATTCTGTATAGTTCAGGTTTTCTTGATTTTTCATCGGATATTCTTGCTTGTTGATTATTTTCGTAAGCATTTGCAGTTACCAAATTATTTTTCGCATTAGAGATTCTTCCGTAAACTGAATTTGCTTTATAAACTTTATCGTCTAATTGTAGTTCTTTTATAATTGTTCTTAGAATACTTTTTGTATCAACATTATCGTAAATCGTAAAACTTGAAGGGTAACCGAGTGCTTCAGCCTCTTTTCTTAAAAATTTTGCAAAAATTGAATGAAAAGTTCCCATCCATAATGAACGAACATGCTCCTCTCCTATTAAAGTTGCAATACGTTCTTTCATTTCTTTTGCTGCTTTATTTGTAAAAGTAAGTGCTAAAATACGCCAAGGTTTTACTCCGTTTGCAAGTAAGTGTGCAATACGGTATGTAAGAACTCGAGTTTTTCCGGAACCTGCACCGGCAATGATTAAGGAAGGTCCTTTATAATTTACGACAGCTTTTTTTTGAGCTTCGTTAAGTTGGTTTAGATAGTCATTCACAGTTAATGTAATAATCTGATTTTTAATCTTGCAAGTTTATTAAATATGTTTCCGTGCAGTATTTTTTTCGGAAGAAAAATTATTTGCTAATAGGAATGCACAAAAATAAAAAGGCAAACGTAAATTGCAGTATTTTTTTGATTTTTTTTATAAATAGTTTTTAAAAATTAAAAAGTCTGTCGAATTTCACAGCATTTTTATTGTTCATTTTTTAAACAACAGGGTCACCGCAAAAATCTCTGCGACCGCAAATTTTACAAAATTTCCCTATCCAAACTTCGTCAAATTGCATCATAATTTCGTCAATAAAATCAGGATTTGTCGTTATTATTCCGGCTTCGAAATTTCTGCGATTTTCGCTTTTCATTCCGAGCCCTGCTCCGGTAAGATTTGCCGAACCGGTATAAGCAAATTTCCCGTCTATAATTATGTGCTTAAAATGAACGCGCGGACAAAGTTGCCGTTCCATCAGGTCCCACAGTCGCGGATATTTATCAAAACTTTTGCGAAAATTTATACCGGGTTCTTTTGCATGAAGTAATCTGATTGCAACATTCTTTTTTATAAGTTCGTTTAAAACCGACAAAAACGAAACAAGGCTTCCTTTGTGTTTTACGTGCAGGTCTTTTATGTCGGCAGTTCCTATCCAAACAAATTTTCGTGCTTTTGCAATTTCCAAGATTACTTCTTCGTAGTGTTGCCGGTTTGTTATAAATTTTGTGCTCACGTTATGAAAATAGTATATTTTTCGGTTATAACAAAGAAAAAAGGCAATAATATTGGGTTATAACGTAAAATTATTACCTTTTCCCAAAATTCTGCTTATTTTTTCGAGATATTTTCGTTCTGTTTTTCTGTATTTTGCCGCTTTGTCGAAGTTATTTTTTTTTCTGTATTTTGTTTTTTTTGCTTTGAATTTTTCGGCTTTTGATTTAAAGTAAAGTAATTTTATTCGGTTTAATGTGTTCATAGAATATTAATTTAGAAAATTATTTCAGACAAAATTAAACTTTGCCGAAGCCGGAAGGTGTCGCTGTAAAGAATTATTTAAAAAACTCTGCCGAAGTTTTGGGCTTCGGCAAAGTTTGAGTTTTATTTTTATTTAAACCCTATTTGAGCTGTATCTTTATTTGATAATTTTTCAGTTTCGCAAAATTCAGTAATTTTAGTTAAAGACGGTAATCTGCCGTTTAATACTTCATACATGTTTATTTTTCTTACTATATTATCAATTTGACCTCCTGTTAAATCAAACTTTGTATTTAAAAGGTCATATTCTTCTTTTGTCAGACCCTTTAGCTTCGATTTCCAAATCTTTAATTTTGTATCGTTATCAGGCTTTTTAAATTCAATTTTAAAAAGAAATCTTCTTTCAAAAGCAGAATCAAAATTTTCGGGTAAATTTGTAGTGGCAATAAAAATACCTTCAAAAGTTTCCAATTCTTGTAATATTATATTTTGTATTGTATTTTCAGTTTGAACAGTATTTCCTATCGAGTTATTTTGCCGTTTTGATATAATTGCATCGGCTTCATTGAAAAGCAAAACAGGTATTTTCTTACTTTCTTTTAACAGTTCTTTGTATTCGGTAAATATTTCTTTCATTTTCTTCTCGCTTTGACCGAACCACATTGATTTTGTGTTACTTATATCAACTTGCATAATTTCTCTGCCCGTTTTTTTTGCCGACTGATATACGGTTTCCGTCTTTCCAGTTCCGGGTGCACCGAAAAACAAAACGGTTATTCCTGTCGGCAAGTTTTTACTTTTTAACCGCCTTTTTATTTTACTCATATTTTTATTTTCCAAAATATTATTCAACATTTCAATATGTTCTTTTTCATTTTGATTATAAAATAATTGTTTTTCGGGTATTTTCCTCGGTTTTATGATGTATTCTTTTTCAATTTTAGGAGTGTAAAGCTCTATATTGTGTTTTTTTATAATTTTTATTGCATTATCAGATAATTCAACCTTTGCGTAATCCATGTAATCTTCTCCTTCAATTTTAATTAATTTAAGCTTTATCAGTTCGTGGTTTTTACCTATTATCTTTTGTATTTCTTTTATTCTTTCTAATGGATCGTCATATATAACTTCAAAAGTTTTGGATAAATAAACATTTTCATTTCCATTAAGTTTTTTCCAAATAAGATATAATACAATAAACTTATCATATATTTTTAAAGGTTGAGAGTCAAGCCATTTTATAAGAGGGTGTTCCAAATTGTTATTAATTACTTTTAAAATTTTATGTCTTAACAAAAAAAGATTTATTTCGTTATTTTCTTTTTTCTTACCTATATCATAAATATAATTTAAAAGTTTATATATGTCATCAAATTTGTTATTATTTAATACAGGTAAAGGTTTTGAGTTTAAAAGTGCTTCCGGTATAGTTTCATTAATATAATATTGATAATTCGAACGTTTAAGTGCACTTCTATATCTTGAACTTTCAATTTTAAAATATCCTTTTTCGGTAAGGAAGTCAAAATCTTTACTCATATACAATAATTGTACGGGACTACATTTAAAATATTTTATCAAATTAGTGAAATCAACAGTTGTGCCTTTGTAGTTCTTTGAGAATACAACCGAATATAAAAATGCTTGACTTTTATTTATTTTTAAATATTCGGCAATCAGTTGCAATTCCGTATCAACTGAATTAAAAAAACTTTCTTCCAGTTTGCATTTTTTAGATTTTTCGTAAATCGTATTAATGCCTTGTAAAACTTTGTTTTTTATTTTAACACTTATTTTCATCGTAATTTT contains these protein-coding regions:
- a CDS encoding helix-turn-helix domain-containing protein, whose amino-acid sequence is MNRIKELIPSANSFADELADVLDISTDSIYRRIRGETLLSINEIYKLCTHYNISFDLFTHQTKNIAFNYEPMGNFTGFRTYLTSILNDMLQIERSENKQIIYAAIDVPIFHHFNYPELSAFKMFYWMKAVVNAPSLIDKQFSVEHISPEFADLGKQIFEVYCKIPSVEIWTDETINGLIKQIEFYWDSGNFAKQEDALRVCEQAQNEIDTLSKQAEIGNKNVKLTGAEGNFSLYYSQIEIGNNCIYTKKADIESIYLSVHTFNKIISGNPGFVEDTKVWLDNLIKKSNLISGVSQIHRYKFFKRASDKLERLVNKITENK
- the murA gene encoding UDP-N-acetylglucosamine 1-carboxyvinyltransferase; the encoded protein is MSSFRIKGEIKLSGELIPQGAKNEALQILCAVLLTPEEVTIKNIPDILDVNNLIKLLNKMGVQVTRLNSTDYIFKAENINTDYLLTEEYKKQGARLRGSVMILGPLLARFKKAFIPAPGGDKIGRRRLDTHFLGFKKLGAKFNYDGNNGVYSVEGEELKGAYMLLDEASVTGTANILMASVFAEGKTTIYNAACEPYLQQLSKMLNSMGAKISGIGSNMLIIEGVKSLGGCTHEIMPDMIEVGSFIGLAAMTSSEITIKNVNINDLGMIPQAFRKLGIKVEQVKNDINIPAQENYEIETFIDGSIMTIADAPWPGLTPDILSVILVTATQAKGSVLIHQKMFESRLFFVDKLIDMGAKIILCDPHRATVIGLNREQCLRASTMTSPDIRAGIALLIAAMSAEGTSTIHNIEQIDRGYQNIDTRLNALGAQIERI
- a CDS encoding DUF4290 domain-containing protein; amino-acid sequence: MEYNTASEKLILHEYGRNIQKLVKQAVQIEDEKEREKFVNNIIYLMGKMYPYLRDLRDFKHKLWDHLVIMSDFKLKEDSPYPVPATSTFDGEPEKIPYGIKNFRYKHFGKNILDMLNYAADLEDGEEKTLLTALLANHMKKLYLTWSKDIVADDFIFQKITELTNGKLVVNKDLVLSDSGSLVNKQQQQRKRKKDSKYSGKKDNKYSKRRSY
- a CDS encoding exodeoxyribonuclease V subunit gamma, which translates into the protein MNDYLNQLNEAQKKAVVNYKGPSLIIAGAGSGKTRVLTYRIAHLLANGVKPWRILALTFTNKAAKEMKERIATLIGEEHVRSLWMGTFHSIFAKFLRKEAEALGYPSSFTIYDNVDTKSILRTIIKELQLDDKVYKANSVYGRISNAKNNLVTANAYENNQQARISDEKSRKPELYRIYKIYAERCKKSGAMDFDDLLLNTNILFKQRPDILEKYQNKFDYILVDEYQDTNFSQYLIIKKLAEQHKNICVVGDDAQSIYSFRGAKIENILKFQEEYKEHKLFKLEQNYRSTKNIVDAANSVIEKNKDRIKKEVFSKNEDGNKIKLIEALTDNEEGFVVVNKISESTIIDKTKYLDHAILYRTNAQSRIFEEALRKRNIPYKIYGGTSFYQRKEIKDLLAYFKLTVNKKDDEAFKRIINYPKRGIGKTSIERLEYYARENDIPMWEAMKLVRSVDMKLNSRAVNQMIAFADLIAGFTAKLPEKDAYALAKEIAGTSGILKDLFVDKAPEAIARHENVQELLNGIREFADSENTADENFLDNYLESVALLTNEDNEKEEDKNKVALMTIHSAKGLEFRNVYIVGTEEKLFPSEIAAFSPKEVEEERRLFYVALTRAEKELIISYSRQRYRWGQLHDCTPSRFIKDVNPSFIEFHSAFEDSVEDIKTNSPQQTTLFRGRKKYPKKTVSFNKKTESIASTNFNKNLSKINNITTAPATDIEKIKAGVKVKHARFGNGTVISVEGEFPNTKAVINFNSAGTKNLLLKFAKLHILN
- a CDS encoding phospholipase D family protein; translation: MSTKFITNRQHYEEVILEIAKARKFVWIGTADIKDLHVKHKGSLVSFLSVLNELIKKNVAIRLLHAKEPGINFRKSFDKYPRLWDLMERQLCPRVHFKHIIIDGKFAYTGSANLTGAGLGMKSENRRNFEAGIITTNPDFIDEIMMQFDEVWIGKFCKICGRRDFCGDPVV
- a CDS encoding AAA family ATPase yields the protein MKISVKIKNKVLQGINTIYEKSKKCKLEESFFNSVDTELQLIAEYLKINKSQAFLYSVVFSKNYKGTTVDFTNLIKYFKCSPVQLLYMSKDFDFLTEKGYFKIESSRYRSALKRSNYQYYINETIPEALLNSKPLPVLNNNKFDDIYKLLNYIYDIGKKKENNEINLFLLRHKILKVINNNLEHPLIKWLDSQPLKIYDKFIVLYLIWKKLNGNENVYLSKTFEVIYDDPLERIKEIQKIIGKNHELIKLKLIKIEGEDYMDYAKVELSDNAIKIIKKHNIELYTPKIEKEYIIKPRKIPEKQLFYNQNEKEHIEMLNNILENKNMSKIKRRLKSKNLPTGITVLFFGAPGTGKTETVYQSAKKTGREIMQVDISNTKSMWFGQSEKKMKEIFTEYKELLKESKKIPVLLFNEADAIISKRQNNSIGNTVQTENTIQNIILQELETFEGIFIATTNLPENFDSAFERRFLFKIEFKKPDNDTKLKIWKSKLKGLTKEEYDLLNTKFDLTGGQIDNIVRKINMYEVLNGRLPSLTKITEFCETEKLSNKDTAQIGFK